A DNA window from Plasmodium vinckei vinckei genome assembly, chromosome: PVVCY_10 contains the following coding sequences:
- a CDS encoding calmodulin, putative, with amino-acid sequence MSNIDTLIKESFIAVDQNADGYVSSFELIYGLRCIGITPDSKYANSEEYKLYSIVEYSKIAKKHLGDSTPKEKIIEALKVLDKSNTGKLSVDILVFLVRTMSDILVEDDYQAFKKYIDPKNDEFISIPELADKILA; translated from the coding sequence atgtcTAACATTGATACTTTAATTAAGGAGTCCTTTATCGCAGTAGACCAAAATGCCGATGGTTACGTTTCCAGTTTCGAGTTAATATATGGCTTAAGATGTATTGGAATAACACCAGATAGTAAATATGCCAACAGTGAAGAATATAAACTTTATTCAATAGTCGAATATTCTAAAATCGCAAAGAAACATTTAGGTGATTCTACACCAAAAGAGAAAATCATAGAAGCACTAAAAGTATTAGATAAATCAAACACTGGTAAATTGTCAGTAGATATTTTAGTTTTTTTGGTCAGAACAATGAGCGATATTTTGGTAGAAGATGATTATCaagcatttaaaaaatatattgaccctaaaaatgatgaatttATAAGTATACCGGAACTTGcagataaaatattagcttaa
- a CDS encoding glutathione S-transferase, putative — protein sequence MTDNIVLYYFDARGKAELIRLIFAYLQVKYTDIRFGVNGDAFAEFNNFKKEKEIPFNQVPILEIGGLLLAQSQSIVRYLSKKYNISGNGELNEFYADMIFCGVQDIHYKFNNTNLFKQNETTFLNEELPKWSGYFEKLLQKNNTNYFVGDTITYADLAVFNLYYDIESKYPNCLKNFPLLKAHTELISNIPNIKHYIANRKESVY from the exons ATGACGGACAACATTGTATTGTACTATTTCGATGCAAg ggGTAAAGCTGAATTAATTAGACTtatttttgcatatttaCAAGTTAAATATACCGATATAAGATTTGGAGTAAATGGTGATGCATTTGCagaatttaataattttaaaaaagaaaaagaaattccTTTTAATCAAGTTCCTATATTAGAAATAGGAGGTTTACTACTAGCTCAAAGTCAATCTATAGTTCgatatttatcaaaaaaatataatataagtGGGAATGGTGaattaaatgaattttACGCAGATATGATATTTTGTGGTGTACAAGatattcattataaatttaataatacaaatttatttaaacaaaatgaaactACTTTTTTAAACGAAGAATTACCTAAATGGTCAGGTTATTTTGAAAAGCttctacaaaaaaataatacaaattattttgtaggTGATACTATAACATATGCAGATTTAGcagtttttaatttatattatgatataGAATCAAAATATCcaaattgtttaaaaaattttccaCTATTAAAAGCACATACTGAACTTATAAGTAATATCcctaatataaaacattatatTGCTAATAGAAAAGAAAGTGTCTATTAA
- a CDS encoding thioredoxin-like protein, putative produces MIKILFYFIFQVFIISAINVNSIKHKDFSTISHVGLPLALQASNQRKFSYIDLRRDRREDSRGNLLSSNGNSKNVSFLGFMGLTGLSVPLIFASIVVYNKLVNNTKNLSDAEKILGRYLYKHDETIVPKIIYDNDKSFNIFYIITSIYYNLLAYVNFYINAKKVSTKENVNDYTILFFHSYNVDKFLQSRNIKTYVDRLKETYQEINKNNNVNIVYVPLDNKILFNIKHFGLMNNWYSVAFNDKQQVLKLIKNYNIMNIPTMVLLDKNMNVINDNINYLLLYNSKDFPFENTNSLTYINNIYDKNNNQYNFKKLNSDYVIFYFNNNKENKEDIETLVKIKNKLSKNNVKLDIIFVKDIEGKPEKASPSQVNLNDAKNNEANNEIKEDEKNNEQADKEEQKKTEISDGNEKKSYMNEVYHLGKEENNSIYKLLLYDTFDVTFKPIGVLVNKKGKILNKYINVSKKNDDISNFILNNHKSLKEKVNENNYMYKYDNISNLNNLNVFAPIFILFVDKLDFNLLDKYNELIEIYNKNRKGKKINFYLVLNDDKKYEALKNLCSVNNTTQVAILDLFNQKLFKENVNNINIIQNTDGKFDIDKDNFFKFLNSFYSDDLYSSPIVLKKPSS; encoded by the exons atgataaaaatactattttattttatttttcaagtttttataatttctgCCATAAATGTGAATTCA ATTAAGCATAAAGATTTTTCAACAATCAGCCATGTGGGCTTGCCGTTAGCTCTTCAGGCGAGCAACCAAAGAAA atTTTCTTATATAGACCTGAGGAGAGACAGAAGAGAAGATAGCAGAGGAAATCTTTTAAGTAGCAATGGAAATTCTAAAAATGTGAGTTTTTTAGGATTTATGGGTTTAACAGGACTTTCAGTTCCTCTGATTTTTGCAAGTATAGTGGTATATAATAAGTTAGTAaacaatacaaaaaatttaagtgATGCTGAAAAAATACTAGGaagatatttatataaacatgATGAAACTATAGTaccaaaaattatatatgataacgataaatcatttaatatattttatataataactagtatatattataatttattagcatatgtaaatttttatataaatgcaaaaaaagttagcacaaaagaaaatgtaaatGATTATacgatattatttttccacTCATATAATGttgataaatttttacaatcccgaaatattaaaacatatGTAGACAGATTAAAAGAAACATAtcaagaaataaataaaaataataatgtcaACATTGTTTATGTACCAttagataataaaatattatttaacatAAAACATTTTGGCTTAATGAATAATTGGTATAGTGTAGCATTTAATGATAAACAACaagttttaaaattaataaaaaattataacattATGAATATACCTACTATGGTTTTattagataaaaatatgaatgttataaatgataatataaattatttattattatataatagcaAAGATTTTCCATttgaaaatacaaatagtttgacatatataaataatatatatgataagaataataatcaatataattttaaaaaattaaattcagattatgttattttctattttaataataataaagaaaataaagaagataTTGAAACGCTagttaaaattaaaaataagttatcaaaaaataatgtaaaattagatataatttttgtaaaagaTATTGAAGGGAAACCAGAGAAGGCAAGTCCTAGTCAAGTCAATCTTAACgatgcaaaaaataatgaagccaataatgaaattaaagaagatgaaaaaaataatgaacaaGCTGATAAGgaagaacaaaaaaaaactgaAATTTCGGAtggaaatgaaaaaaaaagttatatgAATGAAGTATACCATTTAGggaaagaagaaaataattcgATTTATAAACTCTTACTTTATGATACATTTGATGTTACATTTAAACCTATAGGTGTTTTAGTTAATAAGAAgggaaaaatattaaataaatatattaatgttagtaaaaaaaatgatgatatatccaattttatattgaaCAATCATAAAAGTTTAAAAGAGAAagttaatgaaaataattatatgtataaatatgacaATATTagtaatttaaataatttaaatgtatttgctcctattttcattttatttgtgGATAAATTagattttaatttattagaCAAATACAATGAAttaatagaaatatataataaaaatagaaaaggaaaaaaaattaatttttatttagtacttaatgatgataaaaaatatgaagcTTTGAAAAATCTATGCTCAGTTAATAATACAACACAAGTTGCTATTTTAGATTTATTTaatcaaaaattatttaaagaaaatgttaataatattaatattatacaaaatacTGATGGAAAATTTGATATAGACAaggataatttttttaaattcctTAACAGTTTTTATAGCGATGATTTATATTCCTCACccattgttttaaaaaaaccaTCTTCATAA
- a CDS encoding ATP-dependent RNA helicase DBP4, putative — protein MIGYKRKIDKNNKIHNKNYHNKVKKHKGNKQFRKNNNADERAQLQKEIDEKLRFIVEENKRKQYDELRLNIENEKKKKKKNDSGEAESDNEVKRYKNNLTIIDKNVLTQEEFKNLPISKKTLRSLNENNFTHMTNIQSVSIPIVLLNKHIYAQAQTGTGKTLCFCVPLIEKLYRENIDSSNKILGGLIITPTRELVFQIFEVLNMLNKYHKLNICCAIGGKDEEREKAIFSYSNIIVCTPGRLLYHLENNYYCNLDYLSTLIIDEIDKLIDKSFYDNLKSILLYKPKDNCQICLFSATICKFLSIILKTFNIKDYEYVSINNNDKYIESNNIKQIYIECSIYDKINYLYTFLFSKKNRKIIVFFSTCKQVRFMFEVFKKIKVGVMKFLQLHGKLKQTSRLNTYHLFSKKNNFVCLFTTDIACRGLDFASVDWVIHFDFPENLETFIHRSGRTGRFTNVGNSLIFLTNETDNKKYFLNVLRENNIEIVEKFIKKQKLFDINKKIHSLNAAFVEIKHLAKKALIIYLRHLYIIMKFRGIKNLDLNQLAYAYGLIEFSQEMMDELNINDGNKIEMKKKRSRFEKFLEILKARKSKKGGKEGNGDDANENKKDNMNKSEYNNVDNSNESEDEVRPSKTLKSRDTSKGNTNSDNDDITNMQEEDDLFVPQRVEIEDSGPLLLPTKKRRKRVKVAKILSNSVLYDDVGNEINDENVKFKILVNELNENEEMEQSDIEDKDTETDDAYTKNNRDEKSYIELLKEKVEKDNEQIKIDKLRKKESMMNRDNSDEESDYDDESSSYQEDNYNSSENSTIMSDQVDDTQKMNKLIDKKSQTKKQKEDKLNENISDLEDKVMMFL, from the exons ATGATAGGCTATAAAAGGAAGAtcgataaaaataataaaattcacAATAAAAACTATCATAATAAGgtaaaaaaacacaaaggaaataaacaatttcgaaaaaataacaatgcAGATGAAAGGGCACAACTACAAAAAGAGATTGACGAAAAGTTAAGATTTATAGtggaagaaaataaaagaaagcAATATGATGAATTGAGACTCAAcatagaaaatgaaaaaaagaagaaaaagaaaaatgataGTGGGGAAGCAGAAAGTGATAACGAAGTTAAGCGGTATAAAAACAACTTAACTATAATTgacaaaaatgtattaacaCAAGAAGAATTTAAAAATCTACcaataagtaaaaaaacattaagATCactaaatgaaaataactTTACTCATATGACAAATATACAATCGGTGTCTATACCTATAGtcttattaaataaacatatatatgctcaAGCACAAACTGGAACAGGGAAAACATTATGTTTTTGTGTGCCATTAATTGAAAAACTTTATAGAGAGAATATTGATAGTtccaataaaatattaggAGGATTAATTATAACTCCAACAAGAGAATTAgtatttcaaatatttgaaGTTTTAAACatgttaaataaatatcataaattaaatatttgttgTGCAATAGGTGGAAAAGATGAAGAAAGAGAAAAAGCTATTTTTAGTTATTCCAATATTATAGTATGTACACCTGGAAgattattatatcatttagaaaataattattattgtaattTAGATTATTTAAGTACTTTAATAATTGATGAAATTGATAAATTAATTGATAAAAGtttttatgataatttaaaaagtattttattatataaaccTAAAGATAATTGtcaaatttgtttattttcagccacaatatgtaaatttttaagtatcatattaaaaacatttaaCATTAAAGATTATGAATATGTcagtataaataataatgacaaatatatagaaagtaataatataaaacaaatatatattgaatGCAGTATATATgacaaaattaattatttatatacttttttattttcaaaaaaaaatagaaaaataattgtttttttttcaacatgTAAGCAAGTTCGATTTATGTTTGaagtttttaaaaaaattaaagtgGGTGTTATgaaatttttacaattacATGGAAAATTAAAGCAAACATCACGACTAAACacatatcatttattttcaaaaaaaaataattttgtttgtttgTTTACAACGGATATAGCTTGCAGAGGTCTTGATTTTGCTTCAGTTGATTGGGTTATACATTTTGATTTTCCAGAAAATTTAGAAACATTTATTCATAGATCAGGTAGAACTGGTAGATTTACTAATGTAGGAAATAGTCTTATCTTTTTAACAAATGAGactgataataaaaaatattttttaaatgtattaagggaaaataatattgaaatagttgaaaaatttattaaaaaacaaaaactttttgatattaataaaaaaatacactcTTTAAACGCAGCGTTTGTTGAAATTAAGCATTTAGCAAAGAAAGCATTGATCATTTATTTAagacatttatatattattatgaaatTTAGAGGTATTAAAAATCTCGATTTAAATCAGTTAGCCTATGCATATGGACTTATCGAATTTTCTCAAGAAATGATGGATGAattgaatataaatgatggaaataaaattgaaatgaaaaaaaaaagatccAGATTTGAAAAGTTTTTAGAAATACTCAAAGCTCGCAAGTCGAAAAAGGGAGGAAAAGAAGGAAATGGCGATGATGcaaatgaaaacaaaaaggATAACATGAATAAGTCAGAATACAACAATGTTGATAATAGTAATGAATCAGAGGATGAAGTGAGACCAAGCAAAACTCTAAAGTCGAGAGATACCTCCAAAGGAAACACAAACTCAGACAATGATGATATTACGAATATGCAAGAAGAGGatgatttatttgttcCTCAAAGGGTTGAAATTGAAGACAGCGGtcctttattattaccaaCTAAAAAAAGGCGAAAACGAGTCAAGGTAGCCAAAATTCTAAGTAATAGTGTATTATATGATGATGTAggaaatgaaataaatgatgaaaatgtaaAGTTTAAGATATTGgtaaatgaattaaatgaaaatgaagagATGGAACAAAGCGATATAGAAGATAAAGATACTGAAACAGATGATGCATATACAAAGAACAATCGTGATgaaaaatcatatattgaattattaaaagaaaaagttgaaaaagataatgaacaaataaaaattgataaactaaggaaaaaagaaagtatGATGAATAGAGATAATTCCGATGAAGAATCTGATTATGACGATGAATCATCATCTTATCAAGAAGACAACTATAACAGTTCTGAAAATAGTACCATCATGAGTGACCAAGTTGATGatacacaaaaaatgaacaaattaATTGATAAGAAATCTCAAAccaaaaaacaaaaagaagataaattaaatg aaaatatatcagATTTAGAAGACAAAGTAATgatgtttttataa
- a CDS encoding ATP-dependent rRNA helicase SPB4, putative, whose translation MTKIDEEPKTKEREKKPFTNLNLDNSIIFSLFIQKYFYCAKIQEISIPHILNKNENVLLQSETGTGKTLCFVIPILQTLINYKKQIFKNQIYITSEKSCKEKTECNPDDTHIDDTTKASDFVYDENSINSIYDYFQKCEITKCKSVPFNINVDKFISYNINNNIIQNQDSTTKEGLLTTEKATTPIEEATNLITNVDPEIKQNENEGKSTELKDGESAKCNAQFNISEIVAIQEDIEIFHNANRNKEEKGIDVNTIIITPTRELCIQIYNVINNFIFFIRLYFSNKFNVDLKILDKDNFFINNLLFRGAVKIEDDIKVLENEKKKKNTFQIITATPGKLANLFKEYHNLFNTSKLKYFILDEGDKLLEESYINYVKDVVNNIKSNDYITCICSATCLYEDKICSLFPSGLKKRKPFRIILNPKEGENEQQSDLNVISPSRVYLNDKEQDNEHDNGNITTSFAMSNQIENYYIVLRNIDKFFFLFKFLNTVLNNGETAIVFFPTCFCVDYYFHMFKSIFSIKNLYNNDEENLFKKLIRLNKLYNNICTDDEMLVFSKMICYIQNYIGKNKINFLKIHRKMKDKKRISAYNKITNNKKYAKKKNVIFCTDVMSRGINIDIQWVINYDVPNKNMTYIHRSGRTGRFDKTGKNIIFINKKEKEYLYFLKSKKVSIYNFKKTDMFQNMIKYESTIIKTEQHLNKEALKLANRNSDCISFLEKKQFFTNCDTTNSKSKNKKGNKNKKDIPEDEKEKNETPKRQNIILPNNIITIFLKLIIFYAIENREIFNLSTKAFLSYIEFYKNHQLNFLFPFSKLNISHLCHTFALVKIPKFKEKEKVKNFKSFDINVYDIPYKNIEKEKKRLENKKKKEEEKESILKKEQPLSTEQNKNDKNGKSDKNKKKRKTIVQRKHEKREMDQNEIDSLFFEEKLFKKLKKKKITDEEYDRLLGIDDLDKLFTSNPSKKNTQIVKTTVLQNSNKKKSKKKQKLYNLKVKKVRRNSKRRR comes from the coding sequence ATGACAAAAATTGACGAAGAACCAAAAACAAAGGAAAGGGAAAAAAAACCTTTCACTAACCTCAATCTGGATAATTCAATCATTTTCTCACTTTTCATTCaaaagtatttttattgtgcTAAAATACAAGAAATTAGCATAccacatattttaaataaaaatgaaaatgttttattacaATCTGAAACAGGGACTGGAAAAACATTATGCTTCGTTATACCAATACTTCAAACTTTAatcaattataaaaaacaaatttttaaaaatcaaatatatataactagCGAAAAAAGTtgtaaagaaaaaacagAATGCAATCCTGATGATACTCATATTGATGACACTACTAAAGCTAGCGATTTTGTTTACGACGAAAATAGTATTAATTCTATTtatgattattttcaaaaatgtGAGATTACTAAATGTAAATCTGTtccatttaatataaatgtagataaatttatttcatataacattaataataatataatacaaaatcAAGACAGTACTACTAAAGAAGGATTACTAACAACAGAGAAAGCTACAACCCCTATTGAAGAGGCAACAAACTTAATAACTAATGTAGATCCAgaaattaaacaaaatgaaaatgaaggGAAAAGTACTGAGTTAAAAGACGGAGAAAGTGCAAAATGTAATGCccaatttaatatatctgAAATTGTAGCTATTCAAGAAGATATCgaaatatttcataatgCAAATCGAAATAAAGAAGAGAAAGGGATTGACGTAAATACAATCATAATTACCCCAACACGAGAACTTtgtatacaaatatataatgtaataaataattttatattttttataagattatatttttcaaataaatttaatgtagatttaaaaatattagataaagataatttttttataaataatttattatttagaGGAGCTGTAAAAATTGAAGATGATATAAAAGTTCTAgagaatgaaaaaaaaaaaaaaaatacttttcaaataattacAGCTACTCCTGGAAAATTagcaaatttatttaaagagTATCATAACCTTTTTAACACATCaaaattgaaatattttatattagaTGAAGGAGATAAACTATTGGAAGaaagttatataaattatgtaaaagatgttgtaaataatatcaaGTCTAATGATTATATTACTTGTATATGTAGTGCAACTTGTTTATATGAAGATAAAATTTGTAGTTTATTTCCTTCTgggttaaaaaaaagaaagccATTCAGAATAATTCTTAATCCTAAGGAAGGAGAAAATGAACAACAATCTGATCTTAATGTTATTTCCCCTTCACGTGTTTACttaaatgataaagaaCAAGATAATGAGCATGataatggaaatataaCCACCTCATTTGCAATGTCTAATcaaattgaaaattattatatcgtattaagaaatatagacaaattttttttcctttttaaatttttaaatacagTTTTGAATAATGGAGAAACTGCTATTGTGTTTTTCCCAACCTGTTTTTGTgttgattattattttcacatgtttaaaagtatttttagcataaaaaatttatacaatAATGACGAGGAAaatctttttaaaaaacttaTCAGACTGAACAAgctttataataatatctgTACAGATGATGAGATGCTcgttttttcaaaaatgatttgctatattcaaaattatataggaaaaaataaaataaattttttaaaaattcatagaaaaatgaaagataAAAAACGGATTAGTGCctacaataaaataacaaataataaaaaatatgctaaaaaaaaaaatgtaattttttgtacAGATGTTATGAGTAGAGGAATAAATATTGACATTCAATGGGTCATAAATTATGATGttccaaataaaaatatgacatatatacatagaAGTGGTCGAACTGGTAGATTTGATAAAACAGgtaaaaacattatttttataaataaaaaggaaaaagaatatttatactttttaaaaagtaaaaaagtcagcatttacaattttaaaaaaacagatATGTTTCAAAATATGATCAAATATGAATCTACAATCATAAAAACAGAACAACACTTAAATAAGGAGGCTCTAAAACTTGCAAATAGAAATAGTGATTGCATAAGTTTtcttgaaaaaaaacaattttttacaaattgtGACACAACAAATAGTAAAtcgaaaaataaaaaaggaaataaaaataaaaaagatattcCTGAGGAtgaaaaagagaaaaatgaaacCCCCAAACgacaaaatattatacttcccaataatataattacgATATTCTTGAAactgataatattttatgctATTGAAAATCGAGAAATATTCAATTTATCAACAAAAGCATTTTTGTCATATAttgaattttataaaaatcatcaattaaattttcttttccCATTTagcaaattaaatatatcacaTTTATGTCATACATTTGCATTAGTTAAAATACCAAAgtttaaagaaaaagaaaaagttaaaaattttaaaagtttCGATATAAATGTCTATGATATAccctataaaaatattgaaaaagaaaagaagaGGTTagaaaataagaaaaaaaaagaagaagaaaaagaaagtattttaaaaaaggaacAACCTCTTTCTACTgaacaaaacaaaaatgataaaaatggtaaaagtgataaaaataaaaaaaagagaaaaactATTGTTCAAAGAAAACatgaaaaaagagaaatgGATCAAAACGAAATTGactctttattttttgaagaaaaattatttaaaaaattaaaaaaaaaaaaaataactgaTGAAGAATATGATCGATTGTTAGGAATTGATGATCTTGACAAATTATTCACTTCAAATCCATCAAAGAAAAATACACAAATTGTTAAAACAACTGTTCTACAAAAttcaaacaaaaaaaaaagtaagaaaaaacaaaaactaTACAATTTAAAGGTCAAAAAAGTAAGAAGAAATTCAAAAAGAcgaagataa